One stretch of Danio rerio strain Tuebingen ecotype United States chromosome 6, GRCz12tu, whole genome shotgun sequence DNA includes these proteins:
- the tmt1a.1 gene encoding methyltransferase-like protein 7A precursor, which translates to MSLFMNLCAFFCKLVVLPMYIAEQAGLLSFYKRVFPIIVYKISFSYNDKMNDKKRELFRNLDRFYPSKGSLRILEVGCGSGANFEHYPTGSKITCTDPNPHFKKYLEKSMEKNEHLVYDSFIVASGENLQAVEDSSVDAVVCTLVLCSVKDTNKVLQEAKRVLRPGGAFFFLEHVVSDPSTWVYFFQHVLQPFWYFFGDGCETTRTTWKDIDAAGFSDVKLRHIQAPLFFMIKPHIVGYAVK; encoded by the exons ATGTCGCTGTTTATGAACTTGTGCGCGTTTTTCTGCAAACTCGTCGTGCTCCCGATGTACATCGCGGAGCAGGCGGGACTCTTGTCTTTCTACAAACGCGTCTTTCCTATCATTGTCTATAAAATCTCCTTCTCGTACAATGACAAAATGAACGACAAGAAACGGGAACTATTCCGAAACCTGGACCGATTTTACCCCTCGAAAGGCTCTCTGCGCATTCTGGAAGTGGGCTGCGGATCTGGGGCGAACTTTGAGCACTACCCGACGGGCTCCAAGATCACCTGCACAGACCCCAACCCGCATTTCAAGAAATACCTGGAGAAAAGTATGGAGAAGAACGAGCACCTGGTGTACGACAGCTTTATAGTGGCGTCGGGGGAGAATCTGCAGGCGGTGGAGGACAGCTCGGTGGATGCTGTGGTTTGCACTCTGGTTCTGTGCTCGGTCAAAGACACCAACAAAGTTCTGCAGGAGGCAAAGAGGGTCCTGAGGCCT ggaGGAGCGTTTTTCTTTCTTGAGCACGTGGTGTCAGACCCTTCAACCTGGGTTTACTTTTTTCAACATGTTCTTCAGCCATTCTG GTACTTTTTTGGCGATGGCTGTGAAACAACCCGTACTACTTGGAAGGACATTGACGCTGCAGGATTTTCAGATGTGAAGCTTCGCCACATTCAAGCTCCTCTGTTTTTCATGATCAAACCACACATCGTTGGCTATGCCGTCAAATAA